CAGTCCCGATTAAGTTTTCATCCAGTACTTTTTCTTCTAAATCAGTACAACTCCAGTTAAGCAATGTGCTCAATGCAAGAGCTGCTATTATTATTTTATTTTTCATGTTATGTTATTTTTGATTAAAATGCTGCATTTAGACCAAATGAAATGGTTCTACTTCTAGGATAGCTGAAATAATCAATTCCAAAAGACTGAATTTCGTTCACTGAAGTTCCGGTGTTTATTTCGGGATCATATCCAGTGTACTTTGTAATCACAAATAAGTTTTGTCCTGTTACTGACAAGCGTATGTTGTCCATTACATTATCCAGTCCAATCATTTTTGGACTCAAATTATAGCCTAGGGTTGCATTGTTTAATCGTAAGAAACTTCCATCTTCCAAATATCTCGTAGAAACCGTATTCGAATTAATAGTAGCTTCGTTTGAAAATTCTGTAGCTCTGTCTGTGGTGTTAAGAGACTTTGCAAGCTGGCCTCTGTTGAATGAAGTCATTGCAACGTGGTTGTAAATTTTATTTCCGCCAGCACCATTAAAATTAAATCCTAAGTCAAAATTCTTATACTTAAAATTCAGGTAAAAAGCGTAAATATAGTCCGGTATTGCGCTTCCTGCCACAATACGGTCATCATCCTTCATCTGTCCATCAGGATTTGTATCTTGATATTGGCTTCGGCCATCTGCACCGATTCCTGTGAATTTTTGAATGTAAAAAGAACCAATAGAGTAGCCATTTAGTGCTCCATTTATTGTTGCTCCTGACTGCCCTGATCCTTGAGCACCTCCTGTTGTTAATATTTTGTAAGGAGAATTCTCTACTTTGTTATCGGTAAATGCTATATTTCCGCCGATGCTGTAGGAGAAGTCTTTACTTTTATCACTACTGTAATCCAAAGCCAATTCAATACCGTTATTTTTGATTTCCATATTAGGAATGTTTGTCCAATATTTTGGTGCAGGCTGAATAGGATCTACAGGCTTTACTTCTAATAAAATATTATCTGAAACTTTGTTAAAATAGTCAACAGTACCTGATAATCTGTTATTGAACAAACTAAAATCTAAACCTATATTGGTTTGTGTTGAAACCTCCCATTGAATGTTCGGATTAGCCAAACGGGTAAAAACTGAGCCATAAGGATATCCAGCTAAATTTGTTGCAGAAGGGTCTAAAGGATAGGTATTGTTCCCTAAGTTACTTTCTGTATAACTTGCCTTTGTAATTTTAGAAGGAATCTCCTGAACACCAGTCTGACCCCAGCTCGCTCTTAGTTTAAGATTGTTAACAACTTCAGATTCTTTTAAAAAGTCTTCATTTGTGATATTCCATCCTAATGCAACAGATGGAAAGTAACCGTATCGGTTGTTTTTACCAAATTTAGAAGATCCGTCAGCACGCATAGTGGCTGTAAGTAAGTATTTATTTTCGTAACCGTAGTTTAATCTTCCGAAGAAAGACTGAAGTTCATTTTCTACTGCAGATGAACTATGACCTGTAGATTTGACAATTGTCTCTAACTGATTTTTTGGTTCTATACCATTGTCTGCAAATCCTTCAAAATTATAATTCTTTTGATTTACTTGTATTTTCTGGTAAGACTGCCCCGCTAAAACGGTAAAACTATGAGACTTTACACTAAAATTATAGGTCAAAGTATTTTCATACAAAACATTATTATTAGTAGTCATGATATTGTTCAAAGTACCTTTATTTTTATCAGCATACAGTGCGTATGGTATTTGTTGTATATCTCTTTCAGACACTGAATAGTCAACTCCAAGATTAAATTTATAAGTTAATCCTTTTATGAATTCGTAAGAAGGTGCAATATTCGCCAAAATACGATTGTTGTTTGTCTCATCAGAGTAAATCCTCTGATTGATTAAAGGATTAAAAACATTATTACTTAAATTAATATTTGGTTCTCCATTTACATATGGAGCATCAGTTGGATTCATTGTCAGCATACTACCTACAATATTACTGATATCCGGTCTTGAATTCTCAAGTTTTGTAGCCGTCATATTAAAAGCAACATTAAACTTATCGTTTAATGCCTTTTGATTTAAGTTCAAACGTCCAGAATAACGTTTTAAATCACTGTTTTTAAAAATTCCTTCCTGATTGTCTACACCTAATGATGCTGAATAAGTTGATTTATCTGTTCCTCCGCTCATCGATAAATTTAGGTTTTGAGTAACACCGGTTCTGGTTAATTCATCCTGCCAGTCAGTATTGGCTCCTCCGTCATACAATGTTCCATTTACAGCAACAACCTGTTTTCTAAATTCATCAGCACTGAATACATCAACTTTATTAGCCAATGTTGAAAATCCTGTAGTCATAGAAAGGTTAATTTTAGCATTACCTTTCGCACCTTTTTTAGTTGTAATTACAATTACCCCATTGGCAGCTCTCGAACCATAAATAGCAGCAGCAGATGCATCTTTAAGAATATCAATACTTTCGATATCCTGCGGATTAATGAAATTCAACGGATTTGAAGCCACACCATTATTCGTATTATCCAAAGCAAATCCATCCACAACATAAAGCGGTGTCGTTCCTGAACGTAAACTTCCAACTCCGCGGATAATAATATCCTGGTTAGCGCCCGGCTCACCACTAGCTGAAGTAACGTTTACACCGGCAACTTTACCCTGAAGCAATTGTCCTGTATTGGCTATTACCCCTTTATTGAAGTTTTCACTCTTTAGTGAAGAAATTGCTCCTGTAACATCAGATCTTTTCTGAGAACCATATCCTACCACTACTACTTCGTTTAAAGTACTAACTTCTTCTGTCATGGATACAGTTAATTTTTGAGTACCGGAATAGGCAACTTCTTTGGTTTTAAACCCAACATAAGAAAAAACTAAAATACCTTCATTTTGCTGTACTTTAATTTTAAAGTTTCCGTCAAAATCTGTAGTAACGGCTCCTTTTGGTTCTCCTTTAATATACACAGAGACTCCCGGAACAGGGTTCTTTTCAAGATCAGAAACGACAATTCCTGATACTGATTCCTGCGAATACGAATGTGACATACATCCTAAGGCAAGAATTAATAATGCATAAATTTTTTTCATTTAATTAAGTTATTTTATGTTTCGCCAAAAGTATTGGAACGATCTTGCCAACAGGAGGATTTTTGTTTTCTAAAAGCGGACTTTTGGTTCAAATTAGTGCATAATTAACAGCAAAAATGGGCATTATTGTTTCTTAACATTGGGCTAACTTTTTACAAATCCAGCCCTAACAATACTACTAAGCAGAATATTCTTTATACTCTTTCGGACTTTTACCAAAATATTTTTTGAAAGAGCGCCCAAAGTATTTTGGATCGTTATAACCGCACTCAAAACTCACTTCGGAGATATTTAATTTTTTCGTTTTTAGTAAAAATTCAGCTTTTTGTAATCGAAGTGACATTAACATATCAGAAGGTGACTGATTCAGGGTTTCTTTAAACAGGCGATAGCATTTAACTCTCGAAATTCCCAATTGATCTACAAGCATTTCTATATTAAATGAAGGGTTCTGTAATTCTTCTTTAATAATATCTAACGCTCTTTTTAAAAGTTTTTCATTTGAAGTAATATGATCACTGTCTTCTGTCAGGATTTCAAATATTTTTTCCTGCATTTTATATTCCCTGAAAGGCTCTTTATTTTGATTAATGAGACTGTCAATCTTCTTTCTGATAAAGGACGAACCCGCAGGTAATTTTATATGGGTTTCTATGCCCATTTCCAGTAACTGCTCATCCATTTCATAATTGATATGCTCAGAGATATAAATAATGGGAATTTTTATATTCGGTTTTTGTTTTAAAAAACTAATAAGTTCTTTCGTAAATGCTGCCTGATAGAAAACCAGAGCTGAAATATCTATTTGTTTTAGCACCGCATTCAAATTAGAAACAGAATTTTCAAAAATCAGGTTGTAGTTTTCGTTTTCCAATACCTGATTGGCCGCGGGATTATTATACGAGTCCCCAAAAACCAAAAGATACTTTTTATCAGAAGAAAAATAATCCTTATAATTAAAATTTTTCCATGAAATTGTTTCTTTTATACTCATTCCTGAATCAATAACTTCTACCGGAATGTGCAATGCTATTTGAAATTGTTCTTCTGAAGAAGGGATAAGTTCGCCTTTCAGGTCCTGCAATAAAACCTGTAAAGCGTTAAAATACGGACTGTAACTCAGAATGTTGTTCCAATTGTTTTTCAGTATAATACTATCTGAAGCAACTTTAATTTTCAATAAATTATCACTCAAAGCAATAACAACACGCAAGGCGCTGTTCTGATCCGAATATTTACAGAAATCATTAAAAAAATACTGTAATGACAATTTTAACCTTAGTACATCTGCTTCAGCGAAGAAAGTAGTATTTTCTATTTCGCAATTAAAATTTACATGATTTGCCTGCAGATCCTTTTTTAGTTTTTCAACATTGTTTTTTAAGACAGGAAAAAGATCAATGACTGTTTTTTTTATTGGGCCAAGATCTTTAATATGTTCAAGGTAATTCCATTCAGATATCAGGTTTACCAGTTTTCCTGATTGTAAAAGTAAAGCCTTTTGGAGTCCATTATCCTGCTTAAATGAACTGGAAATTTCAATTATTTTTGTTATTGGCTCCTGAAATTCGGCCAGCATATAGGTCTTGAACTTTTCAATTTCAAAATTCTGGTTTTTAAAATTGCTGTGAAGAATCAGAAGCTTTTCTTTCTGCTCTATTATTTCTCTGTTTTTCTGATCAAGTTCAGCATTAATTTCTTCAAGGTTTTTTTTCTGCTTTTCAATCACATCTGTACGTAATTTTACAAGTTCCTCAAGGTATTTTTGCTGGCTGAGGGTCATTTTATTTTTTAAATAAACGATGACCATACACACTAGCGCTATAAGTCCTGAGAACAGGATATAAAATAATACAGATTGGGAAAATGCTTCGGCAGCAATCCAGGATCCGCCATCTTTATCATTTTCAATAGCAAGTATTAAATTAGTAGATAGGCCCTGATTTGTGGTAGAATTTTGAAATTTTATGTGTTGTCCAAATGAATATGCTGTGGAAATGTAAAATAAAAATTGTGTCCGGATCATTAATTTGTTTTTTAACTCGCAAGGATACAACCGTAACTTTATTTAAACATAAACGGGATGTTAAGTTAAAGCAGATAGACTTTATGTTTTTGTTTGAAAAAGACAACTACCTATATAAAAAAAATGATAAAACCTGTAAGCCATTAAGATTTACAGCTTTTATTATTTCAGACATTCTGTTGAGCAGACAGATTATTCTTCATCTTTTATATCTTCATCCTCAGAAGCATCAAAATTAATTGTATTGTAAGCAGCTTCTGTCAGAATTGTATCTGCATCTTTTTCTTCTTCTAATGTCTGTTGTAATAAAGCTGCGGCTTCTTCTTCATTTAATGTCAAAGCAAATGCGGCAAGAGTACCGTAAGAGGCAATTTCATAATGTTCGATTTTTTGCGAAGCACTGATGATTCCTGCATCGCGAACCGCTCCTTCTTGTGTTTCCTCCATTATACTTTCACCCTCTTTTATCAGACCTTCCATGGCATCACATTTTTTTGCCGAGGCTTTTTCTCCTAAAATTTCAAAAACCTGCTCCAGTCTTTCAACTTGCCCTTCAGTAACGGTTAAGTGTTCATTTATAGCTGTAATAAGATTTTCTGAAGTAGCATTTTTAGCCATTTTTGGAAGTGCTTTTGTTAAAGCTTTCTCAGCCCAGTAAATATCTTTTAATGAATCTATAAATAATTCTCTTAATCCTTCTGCAGCATCAGATTTAGCTTTTATCGTTCTGCCTTTCGACTCGGTTTGTTTTGCAGGTGTTTTTTTTGTACTTGTTTTTTTTGTACTTGTTTTTTTTGTTTCTGTAGTTTTCATACTATTATTTTTTGATGATTAACAATTCCAAATTTAGAATTCAAACTCTCTTTCTTTTTACAGAATTTTACTCTTCGATTACAAAATATGCATTTGTAATTAATTGTTAATCACATAGATGTTTTTCTTTTAAAATTACAAATGGTTTTGTTGGCTGATCAATGTAACGATTTAGAACAAACTATGAACAATTCAGAACATTTATAGCCTGGAGATTAGTGAAACTCCTATATTTGAATATAAAACAATAGTTCATTTTTCTAAATTTGTTAATCGGTGAGATTTTATTACAGCATTTTTCTGAATTGTTTATGCTTTTTTTGTTTTGGACAAAATTCTTTTCAATCACTGAAAAAGGATCTTGAACACAAAATAGAGTATTCTGATTTCAAAAATGCATTAGCCATCATAAACAAGAATAGAGAATATTTTGGTGATTTAGAAAAAAATGAGCTCGATGTCATAAAAACAAAAATCCTGACAGAATTTGGCCTTTATGATGAGGCATTTAAACTTTCTCAAAATCTTTTAACTAATTCTGAAATTACAGAAGAGCAAAAACTAAAAATTCATGTCGAAAGGGCGCTCATTTATGAAATTAATGATGCTGGCAAATCCTGTTTGTCAGAATTAAAAAAAGCAGAAGAAATACTTTTAAAACACCCTGAATTTAAACTTAAAAACTACACCAATTTCCTTATCCGAAAATCTTCTTATTACAGGGTCAATGGTTTTTCGAAAAAAGCATACATACTTGCACTTCAGGCAAAAAAATATGCTGAATCTATCAACGACAAAGTAAACATGCCTGTTGTAGAACTCATCTTAGGACTTGGTAACCGAAAAAAAAATCCTGAAGCAGAATTAATGCATTACAATCGGGCACTTTATCTCTATAAAAAGCTTAATCATTATGAGGCGGTTATTTCAATGTATTCGAATTTGGGTCGTTTTTATTTTCTACGAAATGATTATAAAATAGCTACTATCTATATAGATTCTGCTATTGCAATTTCATCAAAATCAAATGTTTTAGATTATAAAGCCAATGTTTTTAAAACCAAGAGCGAAATTCTCGAAAAGCAAAACAATGCTGATTCAGCTTTGTATTATTACAAAATTGCTGCAGAATTATACAAAAAATATAATGGTGAACAACGGGACGTTAAAGTCAAAGAACTTGAAACAGCATATAATTTTGCTAAAGAGAAGTCTGAAAAGCAATTGCTTCAAAAAGACATCAGAAGTACAAGAATACTAAATACAACGCTTTTTATTTCGATTCTTTTTTTAGCTTTTTTTACCTGGAAGATCAAGAAAAATGAAAGAAAAATTGAAATCCAGAAACAAAAAATATCTGAAAACAATGTTACTTTAAAAGCTAATGTTGAAGAGAAACAATTTCTTGTCCAGGAATTGAATCACCGCGTAAAAAATAACCTTGCAGTGATTTTAAGTCTGATTGATTTCCAGAAAGATCAGTCAAAAAATAAAAATTACAAAACAATATTTGACGATCTGTACCAGCGTATTAAAACAATAACTATTGCTCACGAATTTTATTCGTATAGTGTGAATCATAAAGATAACGATCTGATTGAAGCATCAGATTACATCAATAAAATCATTGAATCCCATCAAAACAGTGCGTTAAGAGCGTTCAGTTATAGTAATGATATCCAACTGGTTTATTTTAATGTTGATAAAATTCTCTCTCTTGGATTGCTCATAAACGAATTAGTTACAAATTCTATAAAACATGCTCAATCAGGACATGAACATCTTGTTATACATCTTGAGCTTGTAAAAACAAACAATGAAATTGAATTAAACTATTCAGATAACGGAGCAGTTTTCTGTTTTGAGAACAACCACAACTCTTTAGGGCTTTTAATTATTGAAGGAATGGTGAAACAGTTAAAAGGAAATTATACAAGAGAAAATGCAAACTATAAAATAGTATTTCCCCATGTCAGAGCATAAAAACAGGATATTAATTGTAGAAGACGAAGTTTTAATAGCATTCTCATTGAAGAAAATGCTGGATAAAGATTTCATTTCTGAAATTGCCCATGACTTTGAAGAAGCCAAAATACTCCTCTCGCATAAACCTTTTGATCTTGTGCTGATTGATATTTCGCTTTCCGGAGACAAAACAGGTCTTGATTTAGCAAATTTTATTAATAACAATATTTCTCTTCCTTTCATTTTCACCACAGCACTGACTGATCCGGAGACTTTAGGAAAAATTACAAATCTGAGGCCTTCGGCTTATCTTTCTAAACCAGTAGATAGTGTGAACCTGATTACTGCGATAAAGCTTGCTTTGGCAAATGAGGATATAATTTTTAAAATTGAGATAGGAAAACAAATCTATTATTTTCAGTCTAAAGAGTTCCTTTTTGCCGAAGCAGATCATGTGTATGTTGAAATACATTTAAAATCAGGTAAAAATCAGATTTTAAGAACAACAATGACCTATCTGGAAGAGATTTTTCCGTCCAAACATTTCAAAAGAATTAACCGCAGTGTTGCTGTTAATCCATACCATATCTCAAAAATTGTGAATGATAAATTATTCATTGAAGACAGGATTTTTAAAATTTCTAAAAAATTTTGATTGTGTTTTAGAACAAAAAAAAGGTGTTTCAGAACATTTTTCTGTTATCTGGATTAAAAGTTATTAGTTTTAAACTTACAAATAAAACTAAAAATATATAACCATGAATTATTTTTCAGAAAATTGGATGAGTTATCTTGATGATAATAAAAAACTTACGGAACTTACCATTCCTGGAACACATGATACTTGTGCTTACCGCGTTAATGGTTTTGCTCAATGTCAAACGATGAATCTTGAAACTCAGTTTAAAAGCGGAGTGCGATTCTGGGATATTAGATTAAAAATAAAAAAAGGGAAAATTTATGCATATCATGGTATTAAAGGTTTGGACATTACTTTTCAAAATATACTGGAATCAAGTACAATATTGATACAACAATTTCCATCTGAATGTATTGTCATGTCTATTTCACACGAGCAAAATGAAAATAATAAGGAATTATATAACAAACTTTGGCCAATTATTAAAGACTTAGACCATTGGTACAAAGAAGACCGGATTCCAAAAATTTCTGAAGTACGTGGAAAAATTGTTCTTTTTCGTCGCTTTAGAGCAGAAGCCAAATTATCATTTCCTGTAGGAATTAATGCTTATGGTTATGATGGTGATGATGTTAGTAAATGGCCTAAAGACAGAATAAGTAATTTTGAAATTGATGGAATAAATTTTTATGTTCAGGATAGATTTGATGATTGGAAAGGAAGAGAGGATATTGAAAATAAATTTAAAGAGGCCGTAAAACCAACATTAGAAAAGGCATCTTCATCATTACCAAATACTCTTTTTATAAACTTCACAAGTGGAACTAGCGGTAACTTATTATGGGAGAATCCAAAAGATATTGCAGAAATTGTAAATCCGCTGTTTTTTGAATATTTATTCTGCAAACAAAAAACACGTTATGGAATCATTCCAATGGATTTTCCTGAAACTACATTAATTAAACGCCTTTTTTCCTGCAATCCTTTTAATTTTCCTTCCATTAAACCAGGTAATATTTATGAAATCAGATCAAGATTAGATTTAGATAAATGTCTGGATGTAAGTGGGAATATTAAAACAGATGGTACACAGGTTATTGTTCATACAGCAAATAATCAGTCTAATCAGCTTTGGAAATTAGCAGATGCAGGTGATGGATATTTCTACATTCATACGCTTACCCAAAATGCAACTGATTCTGTTCTGGATGTAGCAGGAAATACAGATGCTAACGGAACAAATATTATTATACAAAAGCAAAACAATGGTAATAATCAAAAATGGAAAATAGCTAAACTCAATAATGGCTATTTTACTTTAGAACCTAAAAACGCCCCTAATTCTTTGCTTGATTTATTTGAAGCAAAAACTGAAGATGGCTCCCCGGTGAAAATTTTCGCAAAATCCAATGATGATTGGGCAGAACAATGGGCATTAATACCAATTAAATAAATGCATTTCATGAAAAAAAATACTTATTTACTAGTCGTATTTTTCACTTTTTGTTTTATGAAAATATACGCACAACCAGTCGTTAATGCTATAAGCAATCAAACAATTTGTAATGGATCTTCAGTAAGTGCAATTAATTTTAGTAGTGCTGCTAATGTTGGCTTGCTTTGCGGAGAGGCAAATGAAGGCAGTAATCTAACCCTAACTGCTCCATTTGGTGCTATATTTACTAATTTATATTTTGCCAGTTATGGAAATCCTACAGGTAACTGTGGTAATTTTTTTCGAGGTTTCTGCCATTCAGCAAATAGTGAAAGCGTAGTAGAAGCGGCTGCCATAGGAAAAAATTCATTTAGTCTTGCTGCTTCGAATGACAATTTTGGAGACTCTTGTAATGGTGTAGCAAAAAAACTAATGGTACAGTTGCTTTATACCCCCCCTCCTGTTACCTATAACTGGACTAACGACAATACATCTATTGGTCTTGCTGCATCTGGTACAGGTAACATCCCTTCTTTTACAGGCACTAATAATAGTAATGTACCAGTTACGGCTACCATAACAGTTACACCAACTTATGGAGGCCCTTCTGGTGAAGGTACTCCTAAAACATTTACCATTACTGTAAATCCTTCACCTAAGATTGTGAATCAACCTGTCTCGAGTATAGTTTGTGGTGGCGAAAGCATCTCTTTTACTGCTAATGTAAGTAATGCAACAAATTATCAGTGGCAGGTATACATGGGTGGATCAGCTTACATTAATATATCGAACGTCGCACCATATTCAGGAGCAAATACACCAAACTTGACTATTAGCGATACTTCAACATTAAGTACTGATTATATATATAGATTAGTAGCTTCAGGAAATTGTGGCTCACAAGTGATTACTAATCTTGTATCATTTGCCAGAAGAATTAGTTTTATTATGTCTTATAGAAATGTTAGTTGCAATGGAGAATCTGACTCAGCCATAAATTTAACTCCAATGGGAGGAACCGCTCCATATACAACCATCTGGAATGACGGTATAACTACTGAAGACAGGGTGAATCTTGGCGCAGGTACTTATGAGGTAAAAATAATGGATGCTAATGGCTGCACCAGATTTGCTTCAGCCACTATTACACAACCAAATGTAGTTAACTCTCCAACAGGCGTTCCTCAACAAAGTTTTAACGTCGGAGATAATTTAGGGGCATTAGCTGTAAATGGACAAAATATTAAATGGTATGCCACAGCTCAGGATGCAGCCAATTATGCTAATCAGTTACCTTTAAATACTTTAATCATAAATAATACAACGTACTATGCAACCCAATCTATTGGTGGTTGTGAATCTCCTGCTTCTTTGGCTGTTAAAGCCTATAATCCTCTTTTGTCTGTTGATGATAATGTAAAAGCTGATATCACATTAATGCTGTATCCAAATCCTGTAAAAGATGTTTTGCATCTTAATACTGAAACTGAAGTTGATAAAATAGTTGTTTTTGCCTTAAATGGAAAGAAGCTACTTGAAAAAACATTAAACGGAGGTCGTGAAATAAATGTTCAGTCTTTGGTCAAAGGAGTTTACCTAATCCAGGTCTTTACTGAAGATGAAAAAATAAAAACACTTAAATTTATTAAAGATTAAAAGTAGATTTATTTATATACAAAAAGGCTCTGTCAATTTCTGACAGGGCTTATTTTGTTAATATCATGATCTGACAGAAGACAATTTTCAATAGTGCTAACACTTATAAATACTGTTTTTTATATCAAAAATAAATAAGTTTCTGAAAATCAATATTTTATTTAGTAATTTTGATTTGCTCCACTACTGTATAAGCCAACCTGCTTATTTTAAAAAAATAGTATCAATTTAATTCAGCTACAATGGCAACAGTACCTCCGGACAAAAAGAATAACTACGAAAAATTATTTGCTTCCTGTATCATAAGAGAAAGTAAATACCCTGAAATTGACAAAATGATAGCTAAAATGGTTTTGAACAAAGCCAGATATGAATCTGTGGGTGACCGATTAAATATCCCGTGGTTTGTCATTGCAATTATACATGGTATGGAGGCTAGTTTAAAATTTGATATCCATTTGCATAATGGTGACCCTCTTAAAGAGCGTACAGTGCAAGTTCCTATAGGGCGTCCAAAAATAGGAAACCCGCCATTTACATGGGAAGAAAGCGCTAAAGATGCTTTAATCTATGACAAACTTAATATATGGACAGACTGGAGCATTGCCGGAATTCTTTATAAACTTGAATTGTATAATGGATTAGGTTATTACCGACAAGGTATTAATTCGCCTTATTTGTGGAGCTATTCTAATCATTATACAAAAGGAAAATATGTTCAGGATGGACGATATGATCCTACTGCTATTTCTAAGCAGTGCGGTGCTGCGGTATTGTTACGTCGTATGAGCGAACAAAAGCTCATAATGTTGCCAAATGGGAACTTACTCGAACAAATCATTGCATTGGGAAATAAAACACTATACTACTCCGGTACAGTTACCAATGAAGCTAAAGAATTACAAACCCTGCTGAATAAGGCTGGCAGTATACTTAGGGTTGATGGTAAGGCAGGTGAAAGAACTTCTACAGAATATTTTAAGTTCAGTAACAATTATCTAAAAGGAGATCCAAGAGAAGTCTAAATATGAAACAGAATTAAAAGCTATCCTCTGGATAAAGTTTATTCATTATAATATTCAGGCAAAAAAAGTTACAAATCATTCTGATTTAATGAAACTATTTCAATCTGTTGTAGTTCCTGTCAATCAGTCAATTTTTTGAAAACAGATATTTAGAAATTATTTAGGAACTAAAAAATCGTACCTATCTGATTATTAATCATAAGGGGATTTTATAACTTTTCAAAATGATTATATAAGTAAACCTGTCATATTTCAGATAATTTTATGAAAATTTAAAACTTACGAGATATGAACACAAATAACCAAAATCCGAAAAAAACTAAAAACGGTAGTTCCGATCACCGTGTAGACACAAGAAAACATCAGTATAAAGATCATGATGAAGTCTTAACAAACGATAAAAATTATGATCCCGAAACTCAAAAGTTTAAAGGTGAAGAACCTGAGTTTGACGATAAACTGAATAATGAAGAAAAAAAATAAAAATTAAAACGTCTCAATAACAATATTTTGAGGCGTTTTTTAATTTCTGTGAAATCCAGTTGTAAATTATATGCGCATTATTTGCTAAATTAGATGTATGAAAACAAAACCAGATGTAATTATCATTGGCGGCGGTCTTGCCGGTTTGACAGCAGCTATACATCT
The Flavobacterium flavigenum genome window above contains:
- a CDS encoding T9SS type A sorting domain-containing protein; the encoded protein is MKIYAQPVVNAISNQTICNGSSVSAINFSSAANVGLLCGEANEGSNLTLTAPFGAIFTNLYFASYGNPTGNCGNFFRGFCHSANSESVVEAAAIGKNSFSLAASNDNFGDSCNGVAKKLMVQLLYTPPPVTYNWTNDNTSIGLAASGTGNIPSFTGTNNSNVPVTATITVTPTYGGPSGEGTPKTFTITVNPSPKIVNQPVSSIVCGGESISFTANVSNATNYQWQVYMGGSAYINISNVAPYSGANTPNLTISDTSTLSTDYIYRLVASGNCGSQVITNLVSFARRISFIMSYRNVSCNGESDSAINLTPMGGTAPYTTIWNDGITTEDRVNLGAGTYEVKIMDANGCTRFASATITQPNVVNSPTGVPQQSFNVGDNLGALAVNGQNIKWYATAQDAANYANQLPLNTLIINNTTYYATQSIGGCESPASLAVKAYNPLLSVDDNVKADITLMLYPNPVKDVLHLNTETEVDKIVVFALNGKKLLEKTLNGGREINVQSLVKGVYLIQVFTEDEKIKTLKFIKD
- a CDS encoding phosphatidylinositol-specific phospholipase C domain-containing protein, which encodes MNYFSENWMSYLDDNKKLTELTIPGTHDTCAYRVNGFAQCQTMNLETQFKSGVRFWDIRLKIKKGKIYAYHGIKGLDITFQNILESSTILIQQFPSECIVMSISHEQNENNKELYNKLWPIIKDLDHWYKEDRIPKISEVRGKIVLFRRFRAEAKLSFPVGINAYGYDGDDVSKWPKDRISNFEIDGINFYVQDRFDDWKGREDIENKFKEAVKPTLEKASSSLPNTLFINFTSGTSGNLLWENPKDIAEIVNPLFFEYLFCKQKTRYGIIPMDFPETTLIKRLFSCNPFNFPSIKPGNIYEIRSRLDLDKCLDVSGNIKTDGTQVIVHTANNQSNQLWKLADAGDGYFYIHTLTQNATDSVLDVAGNTDANGTNIIIQKQNNGNNQKWKIAKLNNGYFTLEPKNAPNSLLDLFEAKTEDGSPVKIFAKSNDDWAEQWALIPIK
- a CDS encoding response regulator transcription factor is translated as MSEHKNRILIVEDEVLIAFSLKKMLDKDFISEIAHDFEEAKILLSHKPFDLVLIDISLSGDKTGLDLANFINNNISLPFIFTTALTDPETLGKITNLRPSAYLSKPVDSVNLITAIKLALANEDIIFKIEIGKQIYYFQSKEFLFAEADHVYVEIHLKSGKNQILRTTMTYLEEIFPSKHFKRINRSVAVNPYHISKIVNDKLFIEDRIFKISKKF